From the genome of Mycobacterium dioxanotrophicus, one region includes:
- a CDS encoding class I SAM-dependent methyltransferase, with product MTEIKESGTEADMPAPNPHATAEQVEAAMHDSKLAQVLYHDWEAETYDEKWSISYDQRCIDYARGRFDAIVPEDEQRELPYERALELGCGTGFFLLNLIQSGVARRGSVTDLSPGMVKVATRNGQSLGLDIDGRVADAEGIPYEDNTFDLVVGHAVLHHIPDVELSLREVVRVLKPGGRFVFAGEPTTVGNRYARELSTLTWHATTNVTKLPGLDGWRRPQAELDESSRAAALEAVVDLHTFDPADLERMATNAGAVEVRTASEEFTAAMLGWPVRTFEAAVPPGRLGWGWAKFAFNSWMALSWVDANVWRRVVPKGWFYNVMVTGVKPS from the coding sequence ATGACAGAGATCAAGGAATCCGGCACCGAGGCTGACATGCCGGCTCCTAACCCGCACGCCACGGCTGAACAGGTCGAGGCCGCGATGCACGACAGCAAGCTCGCTCAGGTGCTCTACCACGACTGGGAAGCCGAGACCTACGACGAGAAGTGGTCCATCTCGTACGACCAGCGCTGCATCGACTATGCGCGCGGTCGCTTCGACGCCATCGTGCCCGAGGACGAGCAGCGCGAACTGCCCTACGAGCGGGCCCTGGAGCTGGGCTGTGGCACGGGCTTCTTCCTGCTCAACCTGATCCAGTCCGGCGTCGCCCGGCGTGGTTCGGTGACCGACCTGTCGCCGGGCATGGTCAAGGTCGCGACCCGCAACGGGCAGTCGCTCGGCCTGGACATCGACGGTCGCGTCGCCGACGCCGAGGGCATCCCGTACGAGGACAACACCTTCGACCTGGTGGTCGGACACGCCGTGCTGCACCACATTCCCGACGTCGAGCTCTCGCTGCGCGAGGTGGTCCGGGTGCTCAAGCCGGGCGGCCGATTCGTGTTCGCCGGAGAGCCCACCACGGTGGGTAACCGCTACGCGCGTGAACTGTCCACGCTGACCTGGCACGCCACCACCAATGTCACCAAGCTCCCGGGCCTCGACGGCTGGCGCCGCCCGCAGGCCGAGCTCGACGAATCGTCCCGCGCCGCGGCGCTGGAGGCCGTGGTGGATCTGCACACCTTCGACCCGGCGGATCTGGAGCGCATGGCCACCAACGCCGGCGCGGTCGAGGTCCGTACCGCCAGCGAAGAATTCACCGCGGCGATGCTGGGCTGGCCGGTGCGCACGTTCGAGGCCGCGGTGCCCCCGGGCCGATTGGGTTGGGGCTGGGCCAAGTTCGCCTTCAACAGCTGGATGGCACTGAGCTGGGTGGACGCCAATGTGTGGCGCCGCGTGGTGCCCAAGGGCTGGTTCTACAACGTCATGGTCACCGGGGTCAAGCCGTCGTAG
- a CDS encoding DUF202 domain-containing protein: MRVFERGLQAERTSLSWTRTAFAVLGNGALLMLHDIQDHKAGFGLLAACVAVAVALLVYLVGLRRQRVLARDPLPGRITPSPDVYVVTVGVLILIVVSVLSLPL; the protein is encoded by the coding sequence TTGAGGGTTTTCGAACGAGGCCTGCAGGCCGAGCGGACCTCACTGTCGTGGACCCGCACGGCGTTCGCCGTATTGGGCAACGGGGCACTGCTCATGCTGCACGACATTCAGGATCACAAGGCCGGATTCGGCTTGCTGGCCGCGTGTGTCGCGGTCGCGGTGGCGCTCCTGGTCTACCTGGTGGGCCTGCGCAGACAACGCGTTCTGGCGCGCGACCCGCTGCCGGGCCGGATCACCCCGTCGCCTGACGTGTATGTGGTAACGGTGGGCGTGCTCATTCTCATTGTGGTGTCGGTGCTTTCGCTGCCGCTCTAG
- a CDS encoding glycosyltransferase family 4 protein has protein sequence MKILMVSWEYPPVVVGGLGRHVHHLATALVAASHEVVVLSRRPSDTDPSTHPSTDEVSEGVRVVAAAQDPHEFDFGTDMMAWTLAMGHAMVRAGLRIKDDAGELWQPDLVHAHDWLVAHPSIALAEYFDVPLVSTIHATEAGRHSGWVSGRISRQVHAVESWLVRESDSLITCSASMSDEITELFGPGLAETRVIRNGIDAALWPFARRRPRQGPAQLLYVGRLEYEKGVHDAIAALPRIRRAHPGTTLTIAGDGTQQDWLVEEARKHKVLKATRFVGRLGHDELVAALHTADAAVLPSHYEPFGIVALEAAATGTPLVTSNVGGLGEAVINGQTGMSFVPRDVAGLAAAVRAVLDDPDAAQVRAIAARDRLTSDFDWHTVAAETAQVYLAAKRGVREPHPRRPIVEHALPDR, from the coding sequence ATGAAAATCCTGATGGTGTCGTGGGAATACCCGCCAGTGGTCGTCGGCGGTCTGGGCAGGCATGTGCATCACCTGGCCACCGCTCTCGTCGCCGCAAGCCATGAGGTCGTCGTCCTGAGCCGGCGACCGTCGGACACCGACCCGAGCACGCATCCGTCGACCGACGAGGTCAGCGAGGGTGTCCGCGTCGTCGCCGCCGCCCAGGACCCGCACGAGTTCGACTTCGGCACCGACATGATGGCCTGGACGCTGGCGATGGGCCACGCCATGGTGCGCGCAGGCCTACGGATCAAGGACGACGCGGGTGAGCTGTGGCAGCCGGATCTGGTGCACGCCCACGACTGGCTGGTCGCCCATCCGTCCATCGCGCTGGCCGAATACTTTGATGTGCCACTGGTTTCCACCATCCACGCCACCGAGGCCGGCAGGCATTCCGGCTGGGTGTCGGGCCGGATCAGCCGCCAGGTGCACGCTGTGGAGTCGTGGCTGGTGCGCGAATCCGATTCGCTCATCACGTGTTCGGCGTCGATGAGCGACGAGATCACCGAACTGTTCGGGCCCGGGCTGGCCGAGACCCGGGTGATCCGCAACGGCATCGACGCCGCACTGTGGCCGTTCGCGCGGCGTCGGCCCCGGCAAGGCCCGGCCCAATTGCTCTACGTGGGTCGGCTGGAGTACGAGAAGGGCGTGCACGACGCGATCGCCGCGCTGCCCCGGATCCGGCGGGCACATCCTGGTACCACTCTGACCATCGCCGGGGACGGCACCCAGCAGGACTGGCTCGTCGAAGAGGCCCGAAAGCACAAGGTGCTCAAGGCCACCCGATTCGTCGGCCGACTGGGCCACGACGAGCTCGTGGCCGCACTGCACACCGCCGATGCCGCCGTGCTGCCCAGCCACTACGAACCGTTCGGCATCGTGGCGCTGGAGGCCGCGGCCACCGGCACCCCGCTGGTCACCTCCAACGTCGGCGGCCTCGGCGAAGCCGTGATCAACGGGCAGACCGGGATGTCGTTCGTGCCGCGGGACGTGGCCGGGCTGGCCGCCGCCGTCCGTGCCGTGCTCGACGATCCCGACGCTGCGCAGGTCCGGGCCATCGCTGCGCGCGACCGGCTGACCTCCGATTTCGACTGGCACACCGTGGCCGCCGAGACCGCCCAGGTGTACCTGGCGGCCAAACGCGGTGTCCGCGAACCACATCCGCGCCGCCCCATCGTCGAGCACGCACTGCCCGACCGCTGA
- a CDS encoding 1,4-alpha-glucan branching protein domain-containing protein translates to MSAPAAEPVPGLFTLVLHTHLPWLAHHGRWPVGEEWLYQSWSAAYLPLMRVLRTLAAEDRSHLITLGMTPVVTAQLDDPYCLTGMHHWLANWQLRALEATTLRNQKGLREFGIREHAEAAAAVEDFTTRWRHGASPLLRELIDADTIELLGGPLAHPFQPLLNPRLREFALREGLADARARFAHTPRGIWAPECAYAPGMETGYAAAGVSHFMVDGPSLHGDTALGRPVGDSDVIAFGRDLQVSYRVWSPKSGYPGHAAYRDFHTYDHTTGLKPARVTGRNVASDDKAPYDPHRADRAIDDHVADFVAVVRRRLLRESERIGRPAHVIAAFDTELFGHWWYEGPTWLERVLRALPEAGVRVGTLADAKADGFVGAPVELPPSSWGSGKDWQVWNGEKVSDLVQLNAEVVDTALSAVDKALTQNAAVGSPTPRDHVADQILRETLLTVSSDWPFMVSKDSAADYARYRAHLHAHATREICDALASGRDEHAQRLADGWNKADGLFGALDARRLPR, encoded by the coding sequence GTGAGTGCCCCGGCAGCCGAGCCGGTGCCGGGACTGTTCACCCTGGTCCTTCACACACATCTGCCGTGGCTGGCCCACCACGGCCGCTGGCCGGTGGGTGAAGAATGGCTCTACCAGTCGTGGTCGGCGGCCTACCTTCCGCTGATGCGGGTGCTGCGCACCCTGGCTGCCGAGGACCGCAGCCACCTGATCACGCTGGGCATGACCCCGGTGGTCACCGCACAGCTCGACGACCCGTACTGCCTGACGGGTATGCACCACTGGCTGGCCAACTGGCAGCTACGGGCCCTCGAAGCGACGACGCTGCGCAACCAAAAAGGGCTGCGCGAGTTCGGGATTCGCGAACACGCCGAAGCCGCCGCGGCGGTCGAGGACTTCACCACCCGGTGGCGGCACGGCGCCAGCCCGCTGTTGCGCGAGCTGATCGACGCCGACACCATCGAACTGCTCGGCGGCCCGCTGGCGCACCCGTTCCAGCCGCTGCTCAACCCGCGACTGCGCGAGTTCGCGCTACGGGAGGGGCTGGCCGATGCCCGGGCACGCTTCGCACACACCCCGCGCGGCATCTGGGCGCCCGAATGCGCCTACGCGCCGGGCATGGAAACCGGTTATGCCGCAGCGGGGGTGAGCCACTTCATGGTCGACGGCCCGTCGCTGCACGGCGACACCGCGTTGGGCCGCCCGGTCGGTGACTCCGACGTCATCGCCTTCGGACGCGACCTGCAGGTCAGCTACCGCGTGTGGTCCCCCAAGTCCGGCTACCCGGGCCACGCCGCCTACCGCGACTTCCACACCTACGACCACACCACCGGTCTCAAACCGGCCCGCGTCACCGGACGCAACGTCGCGTCCGACGACAAGGCACCCTACGACCCGCACCGCGCCGACCGCGCCATCGACGACCACGTCGCGGACTTCGTCGCGGTCGTGCGGCGGCGACTGCTGCGCGAAAGCGAACGCATCGGCCGACCCGCCCACGTGATCGCGGCATTCGATACCGAGTTGTTCGGCCACTGGTGGTATGAGGGCCCGACCTGGCTCGAGCGCGTGCTGCGGGCGCTGCCCGAGGCGGGCGTGCGCGTGGGCACCCTGGCCGACGCCAAGGCCGACGGCTTCGTCGGCGCCCCGGTCGAATTGCCGCCCAGCTCATGGGGTTCGGGCAAGGACTGGCAGGTGTGGAACGGCGAGAAGGTGAGCGACCTGGTCCAGCTCAACGCCGAGGTCGTCGACACCGCGCTGAGCGCGGTGGACAAGGCGCTCACCCAGAACGCCGCGGTGGGCTCCCCCACACCGCGGGATCACGTCGCCGACCAGATCCTGCGCGAAACCCTGCTCACGGTTTCCAGCGACTGGCCGTTCATGGTCAGCAAGGATTCGGCGGCCGACTACGCGCGGTACCGCGCACACCTGCACGCGCACGCGACCCGCGAGATCTGTGACGCACTGGCGTCGGGCCGTGACGAGCACGCGCAGCGATTGGCCGACGGCTGGAACAAAGCCGACGGACTGTTCGGCGCGCTCGACGCGCGCAGGCTGCCCAGATGA
- a CDS encoding THUMP-like domain-containing protein produces MVLQRHGHRGQAVVAFTVADVGYLRSPEGRLALAATAELTLAGAALVGDIASLRTRFGERAAVLVETVQLRRRAAAKFDDPAHWLFTDEALQQATAAPVAAHRARRLAGSRVHDATCSIGSELVALQHSAAELVGSDLDPVRLAMAANNVPGVALCRADALRPITRDAVVILDPARRQGGRRRFDPRAYTPALDAVLDVYRDRDTVVKCAPGIDFDELVKMGFEGEIEVTSLAGGVREACLWSSGLAEPGVRRRATLLDRDEQITDAEPDDCPVAAAGRWIIDPDGAVVRAGLVRHYAARHGLWQLDPDIAYLSGDELPAGLRGFEVLEQLGYHERRLREVLAARSVGAVEILVRGVNVDPDALRRRLRLRGSEQLSVVITRLGSGAASTATAFVCRPSR; encoded by the coding sequence CTGGTTCTACAACGTCATGGTCACCGGGGTCAAGCCGTCGTAGCTTTCACGGTCGCCGATGTCGGCTATCTGCGGTCGCCCGAGGGTCGTCTGGCTCTCGCCGCGACCGCAGAGCTGACTTTGGCGGGCGCCGCCCTGGTCGGTGACATCGCCTCTCTGCGCACACGATTCGGTGAGCGGGCGGCGGTCCTGGTGGAGACCGTGCAGTTGCGCCGCCGGGCCGCGGCCAAATTCGACGATCCGGCGCACTGGCTGTTCACCGACGAGGCGCTGCAGCAGGCCACCGCGGCACCGGTGGCCGCGCACCGCGCCCGCAGGCTGGCCGGATCCAGGGTGCACGACGCGACCTGCTCGATCGGCAGTGAGCTTGTGGCGCTGCAACATTCGGCAGCCGAACTGGTGGGCAGCGATCTCGACCCGGTGCGGCTGGCGATGGCCGCCAACAACGTGCCCGGTGTGGCACTGTGCCGTGCTGACGCGCTGCGGCCGATCACGCGCGACGCCGTGGTGATCCTCGACCCGGCCCGGCGCCAGGGTGGTCGGCGACGGTTCGACCCACGCGCCTACACACCCGCGCTGGACGCTGTGCTGGACGTCTACCGCGATCGCGACACGGTCGTAAAGTGCGCTCCCGGAATCGATTTCGACGAACTCGTCAAGATGGGATTCGAGGGCGAGATCGAGGTCACCTCGCTGGCCGGGGGAGTGCGCGAAGCATGCCTGTGGTCATCAGGGCTGGCCGAACCCGGCGTACGGCGGCGAGCCACCCTGCTCGATCGTGACGAACAGATCACCGACGCCGAGCCCGATGACTGCCCGGTCGCGGCCGCGGGGCGGTGGATCATCGACCCCGACGGTGCTGTGGTGCGGGCCGGACTGGTCCGGCACTATGCGGCTCGGCACGGCCTGTGGCAGCTCGACCCGGACATCGCCTACCTCTCGGGTGACGAATTGCCCGCCGGGCTGCGCGGGTTCGAGGTGCTCGAACAGCTCGGCTATCACGAGCGTCGACTGCGCGAGGTACTGGCGGCCCGGTCGGTCGGTGCGGTCGAAATCCTGGTGCGCGGCGTGAACGTGGACCCAGATGCGTTGCGGCGACGGCTGCGTCTGCGCGGCTCGGAGCAACTCTCCGTGGTCATCACCCGACTGGGATCGGGTGCCGCGAGCACCGCGACGGCGTTCGTTTGTCGGCCGTCGCGGTGA
- a CDS encoding esterase produces MRFPPVVAALTAGVLVGWLSTPVASAQNACADLGGTIGLDLNCTVHTANASYTLDYTFPVDYPDQQPLTDYLTQTRDGFVNVSQMPGSRDQPYVLDARGTRYTSGLPPRTQSLVFEVYQNVGGAHPQTWYKAFNYNLVTRAPITFDTLFKPGSKPLDVIFPIVQRQLQKQSGVEQAVPSSAGLDPTHYQNFAITDDAVIFFFGQGELFAETAGATQASVPRDALAALLA; encoded by the coding sequence ATGCGATTTCCCCCTGTAGTGGCCGCTTTGACGGCCGGTGTGCTGGTCGGCTGGCTCTCCACGCCGGTGGCGTCGGCCCAGAACGCGTGCGCCGATCTGGGCGGCACCATCGGTCTGGACCTGAACTGCACCGTGCACACCGCCAATGCGTCGTACACGCTCGATTACACGTTTCCCGTCGACTATCCCGACCAACAGCCGCTCACGGACTACCTGACGCAGACCCGCGACGGATTCGTCAACGTCTCGCAGATGCCCGGGTCACGCGATCAGCCGTATGTGCTGGACGCCAGGGGAACCCGGTACACCTCGGGGCTGCCGCCACGCACCCAGAGCCTGGTGTTCGAGGTGTATCAGAATGTCGGTGGAGCGCATCCGCAGACCTGGTACAAGGCGTTCAACTACAACCTCGTGACCCGCGCGCCCATCACGTTCGACACGCTGTTCAAGCCCGGCAGCAAGCCGCTGGACGTGATCTTCCCGATCGTGCAACGCCAACTGCAGAAGCAGTCCGGCGTCGAGCAGGCGGTACCGTCCAGCGCCGGGCTCGACCCGACGCACTACCAGAACTTCGCGATCACCGACGACGCGGTGATCTTCTTCTTCGGTCAGGGTGAACTGTTCGCCGAGACGGCCGGTGCCACCCAGGCGTCGGTGCCGCGAGATGCGTTGGCGGCCTTGCTGGCATGA
- a CDS encoding MFS transporter — translation MALTRAAVLTLVAAYLGLFVGLIDANAVNLALPAIRDDLGGGIAGAQWTIDAYNITFAAALLTAGSLGDRFGRRRLLQIGLTLFIAASVACALAPALPALLAARAVQGLGAAMMLPQGLAITSAAFPDPADRARSTAAWAFAAASSTAIGPLLGGVLADTAGWRWIFWVNAPVGALALILSLRHLPESRDPAAARIDIPGQCLAVLGLAALTLVLVEGHTWPWQRIVPVALVAACALAAFVAVQHRSVRPMLPLDLFGSRRLVGALLATFTMTFGIYGLLLVNSFAFQQQRGLSALATAVWFLPLPITYLALIPAANGLARRTSARTAMTAGLGLMAAGLLLYAAVGPTASVWLLELSLVLAGAGLALNTGPAVSLAMSAIPVQRSGLGAGVVNLSRLLGITVGVAVLGSAMAAIGGDLGVRVALVVGGLCQLAGAAAALGLARDSTVPALEKETTHA, via the coding sequence ATGGCACTCACACGAGCCGCAGTTCTCACCCTCGTCGCCGCCTATCTGGGCCTGTTCGTCGGGCTCATCGACGCGAACGCCGTCAACCTGGCGTTGCCTGCGATCCGTGACGATCTGGGCGGCGGCATCGCCGGTGCCCAGTGGACCATCGACGCGTACAACATCACCTTCGCCGCGGCCCTGCTGACCGCAGGTTCGCTCGGCGACCGGTTCGGCCGGCGCCGGCTGCTGCAGATCGGGTTGACGCTGTTCATCGCCGCCTCGGTGGCGTGTGCCCTGGCACCGGCGCTGCCCGCGCTGCTGGCCGCCCGCGCGGTCCAGGGCCTCGGCGCGGCGATGATGTTGCCGCAGGGCCTGGCCATCACCTCGGCCGCCTTCCCGGACCCCGCGGACCGGGCCCGCTCCACCGCGGCATGGGCGTTCGCCGCCGCGAGCAGCACCGCAATCGGCCCGCTGCTCGGCGGGGTGCTGGCCGACACGGCGGGCTGGCGGTGGATCTTCTGGGTCAATGCCCCCGTGGGCGCGCTGGCGCTGATCCTGAGCCTGCGGCATCTGCCCGAATCACGTGACCCGGCCGCCGCCCGGATCGACATACCGGGCCAGTGCCTGGCAGTGCTCGGTCTGGCCGCGCTGACGCTGGTCCTCGTCGAGGGACACACCTGGCCGTGGCAGCGCATCGTGCCGGTCGCCCTCGTCGCGGCGTGCGCCCTTGCGGCGTTCGTCGCCGTGCAGCACCGCAGTGTCCGTCCGATGCTGCCGCTTGATCTGTTCGGCAGCCGCCGACTGGTCGGTGCACTGCTCGCGACGTTCACCATGACCTTCGGCATCTACGGTCTGCTGCTGGTCAACAGTTTCGCGTTCCAGCAGCAACGCGGTCTGAGCGCGCTGGCGACCGCGGTGTGGTTCCTGCCGTTGCCGATCACGTACCTGGCGTTGATCCCCGCGGCCAACGGGCTGGCCCGGCGGACCAGCGCGCGCACCGCGATGACCGCAGGCCTGGGCCTGATGGCGGCGGGGCTGCTGTTGTACGCCGCGGTCGGCCCGACCGCGTCAGTGTGGCTGCTGGAACTGTCGCTCGTGCTGGCAGGCGCCGGCCTGGCGCTGAACACCGGGCCGGCCGTGTCGTTGGCGATGTCGGCGATCCCGGTACAGCGCTCGGGGCTGGGCGCCGGAGTGGTGAATCTGTCCCGATTGCTGGGTATCACTGTCGGTGTCGCGGTGTTGGGTAGTGCCATGGCGGCCATCGGTGGCGATCTCGGGGTCCGTGTCGCGTTGGTGGTCGGCGGGCTGTGTCAGCTGGCCGGGGCGGCAGCCGCGCTCGGGTTGGCGCGGGACTCCACCGTCCCGGCGCTGGAAAAGGAGACGACCCATGCATGA
- a CDS encoding outer membrane protein assembly factor BamB family protein — protein sequence MIRRYLALAVAALLTGVLTGCENTDSWVDAHPAAGWSAQYGDAANSSYSAVHGADTLKPAWSRSVKGSLGAQVALGATGYLAANAQTAGGCSLMVWESDNNARQRWCTRLVLGGGWSSALFDGFDNLYVGQPGTMLSYPPTQWIRWRQPVIGMPTTPRLLDDGQLLVVTHLGQVLVFDAHRGTVVGTPLDLVTGVDPTDSQRGLGDCPQGRRGCPVAAAPAFSKATNIVALNLWEPGAESPVLVGLRYRPNQTPMLNREWTSTAVGQGPLASPVLSADGATAYVNGRDQRLWAINTADGKAKWSVPLNFLAQTPPSVSPNGLIVAGGGPDAKLMAVRDNGDKGDVVWTRDDVTPLTTTSRAAGLGYTVAREGGHGQTLLVFDTSDGHTLNSYPLPEATGWPVGVSIGHDRRVVAATSDGQVYGFAPA from the coding sequence GTGATCCGCCGATACCTTGCGCTGGCGGTAGCGGCGCTGCTCACCGGCGTGCTCACCGGGTGTGAGAACACCGACTCATGGGTCGACGCGCACCCCGCGGCGGGCTGGTCCGCCCAGTACGGCGACGCCGCCAACAGCAGCTACAGCGCCGTCCACGGGGCCGACACGTTGAAGCCGGCCTGGAGCCGCTCGGTCAAGGGTTCCCTGGGTGCTCAGGTGGCACTGGGTGCGACCGGCTACCTCGCCGCCAACGCCCAGACCGCAGGCGGTTGCTCGTTGATGGTCTGGGAGTCCGACAACAACGCACGCCAGCGCTGGTGCACCCGGCTGGTGCTCGGTGGCGGCTGGTCCAGCGCGCTCTTCGACGGCTTCGACAACCTCTACGTCGGCCAACCCGGCACCATGCTGTCGTACCCGCCGACCCAGTGGATCCGGTGGCGCCAACCCGTGATCGGTATGCCCACCACTCCGCGCCTCCTCGATGACGGCCAACTGCTCGTGGTGACCCACCTCGGGCAGGTCCTGGTGTTCGACGCACATCGCGGCACCGTGGTCGGTACGCCGCTCGACCTGGTCACCGGTGTCGATCCGACCGATTCGCAACGCGGGCTGGGTGACTGCCCGCAGGGCCGGCGCGGTTGCCCGGTGGCGGCCGCGCCCGCGTTCTCCAAAGCCACCAACATCGTGGCGCTCAACCTGTGGGAGCCGGGCGCCGAAAGCCCTGTTCTGGTCGGTCTGCGGTACCGCCCCAATCAGACTCCGATGCTCAACCGCGAGTGGACCAGCACCGCGGTGGGCCAGGGCCCGCTGGCCAGCCCGGTGCTGTCCGCGGATGGCGCGACGGCCTACGTCAACGGCCGCGATCAACGCCTCTGGGCGATCAACACCGCCGACGGCAAGGCCAAATGGTCGGTACCGCTGAACTTTCTGGCCCAGACACCTCCGTCGGTGTCGCCCAACGGCCTCATCGTGGCCGGCGGCGGACCGGACGCGAAGCTGATGGCCGTGCGCGACAACGGCGACAAGGGCGACGTGGTGTGGACGCGCGATGACGTCACACCGCTGACCACCACGAGCCGGGCCGCGGGCCTGGGCTACACCGTGGCACGCGAGGGCGGGCACGGCCAGACCCTGCTGGTGTTCGACACCAGCGACGGGCACACCCTCAACAGCTATCCGCTGCCGGAAGCCACCGGTTGGCCGGTCGGTGTCTCCATCGGGCACGACCGGCGGGTGGTCGCCGCGACCAGCGACGGTCAGGTGTACGGCTTCGCCCCGGCGTGA
- a CDS encoding acyltransferase, translating into MTTMWGAPIHKRWRGSRLRDPRQANFLTLDSLRWVIANRAYTPWYLVRYWRLLKFKLANPHIITRGMVFLGKGVEIQCTPELAQMEIGRWVHIGDKNTIRCHEGSLRIGDKVVLGRDNVINTYLDIELGESALMADWCYVCDFDHKMDSIELPIKDQGIVKSPVRIGPDTWIAAKVTVLRGTTIGRGCVLGAHAVVKGDIPDYSIAVGSPAKVVKNRKLAWDTSAAQRAELAAALADIERKKAASN; encoded by the coding sequence ATGACGACGATGTGGGGCGCCCCGATTCACAAGCGCTGGCGGGGCTCCCGCCTGCGCGATCCTCGGCAGGCCAACTTCCTCACCTTGGACTCGCTCAGATGGGTCATCGCCAACCGCGCCTACACGCCCTGGTACCTGGTTCGGTACTGGCGGCTGCTCAAGTTCAAGCTGGCCAATCCGCACATCATCACCCGCGGCATGGTGTTTCTCGGCAAGGGCGTCGAGATCCAGTGCACCCCGGAGTTGGCCCAGATGGAGATCGGCCGCTGGGTACACATCGGTGACAAGAACACGATCCGCTGCCACGAGGGCTCGCTGCGGATCGGCGACAAGGTGGTGCTGGGACGCGACAACGTCATCAACACCTACCTCGACATCGAGCTCGGCGAGTCCGCGCTGATGGCCGACTGGTGCTACGTCTGCGACTTCGACCACAAGATGGACAGCATCGAGCTGCCGATCAAGGACCAGGGCATCGTCAAGAGCCCGGTGCGCATCGGCCCCGACACCTGGATCGCCGCCAAGGTCACGGTCCTGCGTGGCACCACGATCGGCCGCGGTTGCGTGCTGGGTGCGCATGCCGTGGTCAAGGGCGACATCCCGGACTATTCGATCGCCGTCGGGTCGCCGGCCAAGGTGGTCAAGAACCGCAAGCTGGCCTGGGATACCTCGGCGGCGCAGCGGGCCGAACTGGCAGCTGCGCTGGCCGATATCGAGCGCAAGAAGGCCGCGAGCAACTGA
- a CDS encoding YidH family protein produces the protein MNEPAEGAGPCSGEEQELVDYRFTLANERTFLAWQRTALGLLAAAVAVIQFVPELGVPEARHVLGLALTVLATLTSGVGLWRWRQVERAMRTGTSLPRHPTPAYLAVGLCLIGVLVLIVAVVRMASG, from the coding sequence CTGAACGAGCCGGCGGAGGGCGCAGGCCCCTGTTCGGGCGAGGAACAGGAGCTTGTCGATTACCGCTTCACACTCGCCAACGAGCGGACGTTCCTGGCGTGGCAGCGCACGGCGCTCGGCCTGCTGGCCGCCGCGGTCGCTGTCATCCAGTTCGTGCCCGAGCTGGGCGTTCCCGAGGCCCGTCACGTCCTCGGCCTGGCGCTCACGGTGCTCGCGACGCTGACCTCCGGGGTCGGCCTGTGGCGCTGGCGGCAGGTCGAGCGGGCGATGCGGACGGGGACGTCGTTGCCCCGCCATCCCACGCCCGCCTACCTTGCGGTCGGCCTGTGCTTGATCGGCGTGCTGGTCCTGATTGTCGCCGTCGTCCGGATGGCCTCCGGTTGA
- a CDS encoding ArsR/SmtB family transcription factor produces MHDLTDLPSTADVDIAALAALLADPARCRVLLALDDGRALPASVLADEAGISRSTASSHLNKLTEAGLLTVQTHGRHRYYRLAGPEIGELIEQLGRLAPARPVTSLREGTRAARLRSARTCYDHIAGRLGVQIMTSFIEHDVLTGGDGEFHDGDSDRLSSPGRDVHYELTAAGADRLRRIGVELPTGSRPLVRYCIDWTEQRHHLAGGLGRAVLDRFLTAGWLRRAPQHRALKVTDTGRAALASEFGIDWPA; encoded by the coding sequence ATGCATGATCTCACCGATCTGCCGTCGACCGCGGACGTGGACATCGCCGCACTGGCCGCGCTGCTCGCCGATCCGGCCCGGTGCCGGGTGCTGCTGGCCCTCGACGACGGCCGCGCCCTGCCGGCCAGCGTGCTGGCCGACGAGGCCGGCATCAGCCGCTCGACCGCCAGCAGCCACCTCAACAAGCTGACCGAAGCCGGCCTGCTGACCGTGCAGACCCACGGCAGGCACCGCTACTACCGGCTGGCCGGGCCCGAAATCGGGGAACTGATCGAGCAACTGGGCCGGCTGGCGCCTGCCCGCCCGGTGACCTCATTGCGCGAAGGCACTCGGGCGGCGCGTCTGCGCAGCGCCCGCACCTGTTATGACCACATCGCCGGGCGGCTCGGTGTGCAGATCATGACCAGCTTCATCGAGCACGACGTGCTGACCGGCGGCGACGGCGAGTTCCACGACGGCGACTCCGACCGGCTGAGCAGTCCCGGACGCGATGTGCACTACGAGCTCACCGCGGCCGGCGCCGACCGGCTGCGCCGCATCGGGGTTGAATTACCCACCGGCTCAAGGCCACTCGTGCGGTACTGCATCGACTGGACCGAGCAGCGCCACCATCTGGCCGGCGGCCTGGGCCGAGCGGTGCTCGACCGCTTCCTGACCGCGGGCTGGCTGCGCCGCGCGCCGCAGCACCGCGCACTGAAGGTGACCGACACGGGTCGCGCCGCGCTGGCGAGCGAGTTCGGCATCGACTGGCCCGCCTGA